A region from the Candidatus Electrothrix scaldis genome encodes:
- the lon gene encoding endopeptidase La, translating into MPLRDVVIFPGMVAPLVVGRKKSARALEHAMKERSLILLVTQKDASIEEPEPEHLYNCGVLASVMQLLRLPDGTIKALIEGKRKALVEKYSQDEEFFYADLREAGELHTDSVELPVYSRELKQVFERYAKIEKNIPAEVLKSVTALENPSLRVDLICSHLRLGTEEKQEILEILDLPNRIRRVLEILYRELELHELEKDLDIRVKKKMNESQRQYYLNEKVKEIQSEMGQGGDDLDELQEALKQKELPDPVREKAERELSKLRSMPPMSAETTVVRNYLETIIDLPWLEKDDASIDIEEAEDILNQDHYGLKKPKERILEYLAVQSQVQKLKGPILCLVGPPGVGKTSVCKSIARAMNRQFVRLSLGGVRDEAEIRGHRRTYIGAMPGKIIHSMQRAEVINPVFCLDEVDKMSVDFRGDPSSALLEVLDPEQNYAFNDHYLDLDYDLSEVFFIATANNLHGIPLPLQDRMEIIRLNGYTEEDKLEIAERFLIPKQLEQNGFAEDDIELEKQAVLEIIRRYTREAGVRSLERTIAAVCRKVARDRLKKKELARKYQLSDQSITEYLGVPKYRFGLAETQDAIGLVTGLAWTEVGGELLQIESVLMPGTGRMTVTGKLGDVMQESAQAALSYVRSRSLRLGLDVDFYQKLDIHVHIPEGAIPKDGPSAGITIATSIVSALLKYPVDRRLAMTGEITLRGRVLPIGGLTEKLLAAKRGNITHILLPAENKRDLEEVPPRIRESLDIAFVDHVDDVLTRALLLPTGEQLFKDVPMESILKNVALSSHNTTVHQ; encoded by the coding sequence ATGCCCTTACGGGATGTGGTCATTTTTCCCGGCATGGTTGCCCCATTAGTTGTGGGGCGAAAGAAATCCGCCCGGGCCCTGGAACACGCCATGAAAGAACGCTCCTTGATTCTGCTGGTCACCCAAAAGGACGCCAGTATAGAAGAGCCCGAGCCGGAGCATCTCTATAACTGCGGCGTGCTTGCTTCGGTCATGCAACTTCTGCGCTTACCCGATGGCACGATCAAGGCCCTGATCGAAGGAAAACGCAAAGCTCTTGTTGAGAAATACAGCCAGGATGAGGAATTTTTCTACGCTGATTTACGAGAAGCCGGAGAACTACATACCGACAGTGTGGAACTGCCCGTATACAGTCGCGAGCTGAAGCAAGTCTTTGAGCGCTATGCCAAAATCGAGAAAAACATCCCGGCTGAGGTGCTGAAGTCGGTTACGGCGCTGGAAAATCCATCCCTACGGGTTGATTTAATCTGTTCCCACCTCCGCCTTGGCACTGAAGAAAAGCAGGAGATCCTGGAAATACTTGATCTGCCCAATCGTATTCGTCGAGTCCTGGAAATTCTTTACCGCGAGCTGGAACTGCACGAACTGGAAAAGGACCTTGATATCCGGGTCAAGAAGAAGATGAACGAGAGCCAGCGCCAGTACTATCTCAACGAGAAGGTCAAAGAGATCCAGAGTGAGATGGGTCAAGGCGGAGATGATCTCGATGAACTCCAGGAGGCGCTCAAGCAAAAAGAGCTCCCTGATCCCGTCCGGGAAAAAGCAGAACGGGAGCTCAGCAAACTGCGTTCCATGCCGCCCATGTCGGCGGAAACCACGGTGGTGCGCAATTACCTTGAGACCATTATTGACCTCCCCTGGCTGGAAAAGGACGACGCCAGTATTGACATCGAAGAGGCTGAGGACATCCTCAATCAGGACCATTACGGTCTGAAAAAGCCCAAAGAGCGCATTCTTGAATATCTTGCTGTCCAAAGCCAGGTGCAAAAGCTCAAAGGACCTATTCTCTGCCTGGTTGGTCCTCCTGGCGTGGGCAAGACCTCTGTTTGTAAATCCATTGCCAGGGCGATGAATCGTCAATTTGTCCGCCTCTCTCTGGGTGGTGTGCGGGACGAGGCAGAAATTCGTGGGCACCGCAGAACCTATATAGGCGCTATGCCCGGTAAGATTATTCATTCCATGCAAAGGGCAGAGGTCATCAACCCGGTTTTCTGCCTTGATGAAGTGGATAAGATGAGCGTTGATTTCCGTGGTGACCCCTCATCAGCCCTGCTGGAGGTACTCGACCCGGAACAGAACTACGCTTTTAATGATCATTATCTTGATCTTGATTATGATCTGTCTGAGGTATTTTTTATTGCGACCGCCAATAATCTGCACGGGATTCCCCTGCCCCTGCAGGACCGCATGGAGATCATCCGTCTGAACGGCTACACTGAAGAGGACAAGCTGGAGATTGCGGAACGGTTTCTTATTCCCAAGCAGCTTGAGCAGAACGGCTTTGCAGAGGATGATATTGAGCTTGAGAAACAGGCTGTACTGGAGATCATTCGCCGCTACACCCGAGAGGCCGGGGTGCGTAGTCTGGAGCGAACCATTGCTGCGGTTTGTCGTAAGGTTGCCCGTGATCGCTTGAAAAAGAAGGAGCTGGCTCGCAAGTACCAGCTCTCCGATCAATCGATAACGGAATATCTCGGCGTCCCTAAATACCGTTTTGGCCTCGCTGAAACGCAAGATGCTATTGGTTTGGTGACGGGTCTGGCCTGGACCGAAGTTGGTGGAGAACTACTGCAAATAGAGTCAGTGCTGATGCCAGGGACCGGAAGAATGACCGTGACCGGCAAGCTCGGCGATGTCATGCAGGAATCTGCCCAAGCAGCCCTCTCCTATGTTCGTTCCCGCTCCTTGCGTCTGGGGCTGGACGTGGACTTTTATCAGAAATTGGATATCCACGTTCATATTCCTGAAGGAGCAATTCCCAAGGACGGGCCATCTGCTGGTATTACCATTGCCACCTCCATTGTCTCGGCCCTTCTGAAATATCCGGTTGACCGTCGCCTGGCTATGACCGGTGAAATCACCTTGCGCGGCAGGGTCTTGCCTATTGGAGGTTTGACAGAAAAACTCTTAGCCGCCAAGCGAGGCAATATTACTCATATTCTTTTGCCAGCCGAAAACAAAAGGGACCTTGAAGAGGTTCCACCTAGAATCCGGGAGAGCCTGGACATCGCCTTTGTCGATCATGTTGACGACGTACTGACCAGAGCCTTGCTCTTACCTACAGGAGAGCAGCTTTTCAAAGATGTTCCTATGGAAAGTATTCTGAAAAATGTAGCTCTCTCGTCCCATAATACAACGGTACATCAGTAA
- a CDS encoding ABC transporter ATP-binding protein — protein MKTILEINNLRKNFADFTAVNGISLEAKAGEIFGFLGPNGAGKTTTIKILAGLLQADSGSVTINGNSLTKQPLLCKQDTGYVPDRPWLFEKLTGGEYLRFVASLYNLPEERFNSAAPRYLEMFDLSKWQDHLIESYSHGMRQKLIMTSVFMLDQPLLIIDEPMVGLDPKSARIVKDLFKRKAEEGRTIFLSTHSLEIAEELCHRIAIITNGTLHVIGTMEELRKKAGKEEQDIDLEEIFLQLTGAWEMQQVIAALKKE, from the coding sequence ATGAAGACTATCCTTGAAATAAACAACCTGCGGAAAAATTTTGCTGATTTCACGGCAGTGAACGGCATTAGCCTGGAAGCCAAGGCTGGAGAAATCTTCGGCTTCCTGGGGCCAAATGGCGCTGGAAAAACCACCACCATCAAGATCCTTGCGGGTCTGCTGCAAGCAGATAGCGGTAGTGTGACCATCAATGGTAATTCGCTAACCAAACAGCCCCTTCTATGCAAGCAGGATACCGGCTATGTCCCGGATCGTCCCTGGCTCTTTGAGAAACTCACCGGCGGAGAATATCTCAGGTTCGTGGCCAGCCTCTATAATTTACCAGAGGAGCGCTTCAACTCGGCAGCTCCGAGATATCTTGAGATGTTTGATCTCAGCAAATGGCAGGACCACCTCATAGAGAGTTACTCCCACGGGATGCGGCAAAAGCTGATAATGACCTCGGTGTTCATGCTCGACCAGCCCCTCCTGATCATTGACGAGCCTATGGTCGGCCTTGACCCAAAGTCCGCCCGTATCGTCAAAGATCTGTTTAAAAGAAAGGCAGAGGAAGGCCGCACGATTTTTCTCTCCACTCATTCTCTAGAAATCGCGGAGGAGCTCTGTCACCGCATCGCCATTATTACCAACGGCACCCTGCATGTAATCGGGACAATGGAGGAGCTTCGGAAAAAGGCAGGAAAGGAAGAGCAGGATATTGATCTGGAAGAGATATTCCTCCAGCTGACCGGAGCCTGGGAGATGCAGCAGGTTATTGCGGCGTTGAAGAAAGAGTAG
- a CDS encoding ABC transporter ATP-binding protein, with protein MTSQEADPSDQSSEPGKPSLAILLALLKPFFARYRYRLLLGFLALLVVDFLQLTIPLYLKKAVDILKDGTASTSALLQIGGFLLLTALCILALRFAWRVLIIGFSRRLEAMLRARLFSHVLDMDRAFFDKHPPGDIMAHASNDLNAVQMATGMGMVAAADALVISVAALALMVSINPFLTLMAILPLPLLGISAWFLSGKLHVRFDQVQHSFGLITEFARNSMVAIRLIKGYTREQQQKKAFAELGEQYVAANIKVAVVQGLLFPISVLVGNLGMMLILYYGGKLVIAEAITLGGFVAFVHYLYMLIWPMMAVGWVTNIAQRGFTSLARIHRLLAAQSQLEGSLQVSEQTEIAGKDFTERFALEPLITLQKLEFSYAGAKSPTLTGVNLELEPGILGIAGRTGSGKSTLCRLLTRQYPVSDDMILFADQDVNCLAPTLVRGQISYVSQNPVLFSATLAENISLAVPHAPQKEIEAVAELAGLHTEILAMEKGYQTRIGERGLRLSGGQKQRLAIARALLADRPVLIIDDALSALDVETEQQVFAGIRARAAGKIVLIVSHRLKLLSGTDVVVLLDQGRIVAIEDHEKLLRQNAFYQAMARKQQGRA; from the coding sequence GTTGTGGATTTTTTACAGCTGACCATTCCCCTGTATTTGAAAAAGGCTGTTGATATCCTGAAAGACGGCACCGCAAGTACCAGCGCTCTTCTCCAGATAGGTGGTTTTCTTCTGCTCACAGCTCTCTGTATTTTGGCCCTCCGTTTTGCCTGGAGAGTGTTGATTATAGGATTCTCCCGGCGTCTGGAGGCCATGCTGCGTGCTCGTTTATTTTCCCATGTCCTTGATATGGACAGAGCCTTTTTTGATAAGCACCCACCTGGGGATATCATGGCTCATGCGTCTAATGATCTCAATGCCGTGCAGATGGCTACAGGTATGGGGATGGTTGCGGCCGCCGATGCCCTGGTGATCTCTGTGGCCGCTTTGGCTTTGATGGTTTCCATCAATCCCTTCCTGACCCTGATGGCGATTCTCCCCTTACCCCTTCTGGGGATCAGTGCCTGGTTTCTCTCCGGTAAGCTCCATGTTCGCTTTGACCAGGTACAGCATTCCTTTGGTCTGATTACGGAATTCGCCCGCAACAGTATGGTCGCTATCCGCCTGATCAAGGGCTATACCCGGGAGCAGCAGCAGAAAAAGGCCTTTGCAGAACTGGGAGAGCAATATGTTGCTGCAAATATTAAGGTGGCGGTGGTCCAGGGGCTCCTTTTCCCTATATCTGTTTTAGTGGGCAATCTGGGGATGATGCTGATCCTCTATTATGGTGGCAAGCTGGTCATTGCTGAAGCGATAACTCTGGGGGGCTTTGTCGCCTTTGTCCATTATCTCTATATGCTGATTTGGCCCATGATGGCTGTGGGCTGGGTGACCAATATCGCCCAGCGTGGTTTTACCTCCCTTGCCCGCATCCATCGTTTGCTGGCAGCGCAGTCTCAGCTTGAGGGCAGTTTGCAGGTGTCTGAGCAAACCGAGATAGCAGGAAAAGATTTTACAGAGCGCTTTGCTCTGGAACCGTTGATTACTCTGCAAAAGCTGGAATTTTCATATGCAGGAGCCAAGTCTCCTACACTGACTGGGGTGAATCTGGAGCTGGAACCGGGCATCCTGGGCATTGCAGGCAGAACAGGCTCTGGAAAATCCACCCTCTGCCGTTTGCTGACCAGGCAGTACCCGGTGTCGGACGATATGATTCTCTTTGCTGATCAGGATGTAAATTGCCTTGCCCCGACATTGGTCCGGGGACAGATTAGCTATGTGAGCCAGAACCCGGTCCTTTTCTCCGCTACTTTGGCGGAGAATATCAGCCTCGCGGTCCCGCATGCCCCACAAAAGGAGATTGAGGCGGTTGCTGAACTGGCTGGACTGCATACAGAGATCCTGGCGATGGAAAAGGGGTATCAAACCAGAATCGGCGAACGGGGCCTGCGTCTTTCCGGGGGGCAAAAGCAGCGTTTGGCTATTGCCCGTGCCCTGTTAGCAGACCGACCTGTCCTCATCATTGACGATGCCCTCTCAGCCCTGGATGTGGAAACAGAACAACAGGTCTTTGCTGGTATTCGTGCCCGCGCTGCTGGCAAAATCGTGCTCATTGTTTCTCATCGCCTGAAATTGCTTTCTGGTACTGATGTGGTGGTGCTTCTTGATCAGGGGAGGATAGTGGCGATTGAGGATCATGAAAAATTGCTGCGACAAAACGCATTTTATCAGGCTATGGCCCGGAAGCAGCAGGGGAGGGCGTGA
- a CDS encoding NfeD family protein, whose product MEILGILFIIIVLAFRFADLLSSDPFGGMIKWIMRKLGLYGDEKYQEEDDHFTGSYAVVSRPFQQIGDSFQGHVKLNGVEWKALCRSSQLSEGTPVIVKNMSNLTLEVEPR is encoded by the coding sequence ATGGAAATTTTAGGCATCCTCTTTATCATTATAGTATTAGCCTTCCGTTTTGCTGATTTACTCAGCTCAGATCCCTTTGGGGGTATGATCAAATGGATAATGCGCAAGCTAGGCCTCTATGGTGATGAAAAATACCAGGAAGAAGATGATCATTTTACAGGCTCCTACGCTGTCGTCTCACGGCCATTCCAGCAGATTGGAGACTCTTTTCAGGGCCATGTCAAACTCAATGGCGTTGAATGGAAAGCCTTATGCAGGTCTAGTCAGTTGTCAGAGGGAACTCCAGTTATCGTAAAAAATATGTCAAATCTGACGCTGGAAGTCGAGCCGCGATAA
- a CDS encoding ABC transporter ATP-binding protein, producing MRNYGYFEEGSVGKVSDFRIWRRILSYCRAHRAGLLLSILLSLIITVATLALPRLMQLGIDQYIAVADLEAEARIAGLTHLALIYGGAVLLAFGGGFVQVMLLEYIGQAIMHRLRNDLYGHFLGLDLSFFHRHPVGRLVTRLTNDIQNMHEMFTSVMVTLLNDLLKLLGILVALAFINLRLAAVMALFLPLALVVTLGFSRLAREQFRAVRSQLAVVNSFLQESISAVGLIQLYGREMGSRNRFDVLNNEFMQRTLAQVRLFGFFMPLSEFLSTFAMVVILWYGGAKVLHRQLTIGEFVAFFSYMRLFFQPMRDLSQKYSIVQSALASAERIFQLLDAKSTIHSPEQPVCIDEVKGEIRFEQVTFSYQEEASKRQGGSVPAQAEGKDVEEDEQGVLRKIDLQIKAGETLALVGSTGAGKSTLISLLARFYDPSQGRILLDGHDLRSYAVADLRRKVGLVLQDVLIEPDTVLANISLETGLERIDVESILALTGMGSFVDRLPQGLDTRIGEGGLELSSGEKQLLAFARILCRKPAVLILDEATSSVDTEAENLLEQALEASFAGRTSIIIAHRLSTVRRADRIVVMDQGRIVEQGSHEELMAQQGMYANLIALDLQGDGEG from the coding sequence ATGCGCAACTATGGTTATTTTGAAGAGGGCAGTGTCGGCAAGGTTTCCGATTTTCGAATCTGGCGGCGCATTCTCAGCTATTGTCGCGCTCATAGGGCAGGACTCCTGTTAAGTATTCTCCTCTCTCTTATCATTACGGTCGCTACCTTGGCTCTACCGCGTCTCATGCAATTGGGCATAGATCAGTACATCGCTGTGGCTGACCTGGAGGCTGAGGCGCGTATTGCTGGCCTAACCCATTTGGCGCTGATCTATGGCGGCGCCGTGCTTCTGGCCTTTGGCGGCGGATTTGTTCAGGTGATGCTGCTGGAGTACATCGGGCAGGCCATTATGCATCGCCTGCGCAATGATCTGTATGGCCATTTTCTTGGGCTCGATCTCTCCTTCTTTCACCGTCATCCGGTAGGGCGACTTGTGACCCGCCTGACCAACGATATTCAGAATATGCACGAGATGTTTACCTCAGTGATGGTGACGCTGTTGAATGATCTTCTGAAACTCCTGGGTATCCTGGTGGCACTGGCCTTTATCAATCTCCGCCTTGCTGCTGTCATGGCCCTCTTTTTGCCTCTTGCCCTGGTGGTCACCTTGGGCTTTTCCCGGCTGGCAAGAGAGCAGTTTCGGGCTGTACGGAGTCAGTTAGCTGTTGTGAACTCTTTCCTTCAGGAGAGCATCTCCGCTGTGGGTCTGATTCAGCTATACGGGCGGGAAATGGGGAGCAGAAATCGCTTTGATGTCCTCAATAATGAGTTTATGCAACGCACCCTGGCCCAGGTACGTCTCTTCGGTTTTTTTATGCCCCTGAGTGAGTTTCTGTCCACCTTTGCAATGGTGGTGATTCTTTGGTACGGCGGTGCTAAGGTTCTGCACCGACAGCTAACCATAGGTGAGTTTGTCGCCTTTTTTTCCTATATGCGGCTGTTTTTTCAGCCCATGCGTGATCTCTCCCAGAAATACTCCATTGTCCAGTCCGCCTTGGCCTCGGCAGAGCGTATTTTCCAGCTTCTTGACGCAAAGAGCACTATTCATTCCCCGGAACAGCCAGTATGTATTGATGAGGTCAAAGGGGAAATTCGTTTTGAGCAGGTCACTTTCTCTTACCAGGAGGAGGCCAGTAAGAGGCAGGGAGGATCTGTTCCTGCACAAGCTGAAGGAAAAGATGTGGAGGAAGATGAGCAGGGGGTGCTGCGGAAGATTGATTTACAGATCAAGGCCGGAGAAACGCTGGCCCTGGTTGGGTCCACCGGTGCTGGCAAGTCAACCTTGATTAGTCTGCTCGCCAGGTTCTATGATCCCAGTCAGGGGCGAATCCTCCTGGACGGGCATGATCTGCGGAGCTATGCCGTAGCAGACCTGCGGCGGAAAGTCGGGCTAGTGTTGCAGGATGTCTTGATTGAACCGGATACGGTCTTGGCGAATATCAGTCTGGAAACGGGTCTGGAGCGAATTGATGTTGAATCTATACTGGCTTTAACTGGCATGGGGTCTTTTGTTGACCGTCTCCCTCAGGGATTGGACACCCGCATCGGCGAAGGCGGGCTTGAGCTCTCCTCGGGCGAGAAACAGCTGCTTGCCTTTGCCCGTATCTTATGCCGTAAGCCAGCTGTGCTTATTCTGGATGAGGCGACTTCCTCGGTGGATACTGAGGCAGAGAACCTGCTGGAGCAGGCCTTGGAGGCCAGTTTTGCCGGGCGCACTTCCATTATCATTGCCCATCGCCTCTCCACAGTTCGGCGGGCGGACAGGATTGTGGTGATGGACCAGGGAAGGATTGTGGAGCAGGGGAGCCATGAGGAGCTGATGGCTCAGCAGGGGATGTATGCGAATCTTATTGCTCTTGATTTGCAGGGGGATGGGGAGGGGTGA
- the clpX gene encoding ATP-dependent Clp protease ATP-binding subunit ClpX yields the protein MSDEVSGDSAEICTCSFCGRQQGEVKNLIAGPDVYICDKCIELCNGMVKEQSEGEEKVVDAPSPAVLKPKEIHAHLDDYVIGQEYAKRVLSVAVHNHYKRIESRPGGTFDDVEIQKSNIILIGPTGSGKTLLAQTLARVLNVPFTIADATTLTEAGYVGDDTENILVNLLQAADDDIERAQHGIVYIDEIDKIARKSDSASLTRDVSGEGVQQALLKIIEGTIASIPPKGGRKHPQQDLTKIDTSNILFIVGGAFVGLDRVIKRRSGTKGIGFGAKIASGPEKSVGEWLSDVQSEDLLKFGLIPELLGRLPVIAPMKELKEDDLVRILKEPKNALTKQYMKLFELEDITLRFTEGALKEAARKAMLRNSGARGLRAVMEEAMLDVMYELPSDEHAVECVINEQVIADGEYPVILYDTEEKKTA from the coding sequence ATGAGTGACGAAGTTTCAGGCGACTCTGCCGAGATCTGTACCTGTTCCTTCTGTGGCCGGCAGCAAGGAGAGGTAAAAAACCTGATCGCCGGTCCAGACGTCTATATCTGTGATAAATGTATAGAGCTTTGTAATGGTATGGTCAAGGAGCAGAGTGAAGGAGAAGAAAAGGTTGTTGATGCCCCTTCTCCTGCTGTGCTGAAACCCAAGGAAATTCATGCGCATCTGGATGATTATGTCATCGGTCAGGAATATGCCAAACGGGTTTTGTCCGTGGCCGTGCATAACCATTATAAACGGATAGAATCACGTCCTGGTGGAACCTTTGACGATGTGGAAATTCAGAAATCCAACATCATTCTCATTGGCCCGACAGGAAGCGGAAAAACCCTGCTTGCTCAGACCTTGGCTCGCGTTCTCAATGTACCCTTTACCATCGCTGATGCCACCACCCTGACAGAGGCTGGTTATGTAGGTGATGATACAGAAAATATCCTGGTTAACCTGCTCCAGGCCGCTGATGATGATATTGAGCGGGCCCAGCACGGGATTGTCTATATTGACGAAATCGATAAAATCGCCCGAAAATCCGATTCCGCTTCATTAACCCGCGACGTCTCTGGAGAAGGTGTACAGCAGGCCCTGCTGAAAATCATTGAAGGCACTATTGCCTCCATTCCCCCTAAGGGTGGTCGCAAACATCCTCAACAGGACCTGACCAAGATAGATACCAGTAATATTCTCTTTATTGTTGGCGGTGCCTTTGTCGGTCTGGATAGGGTTATCAAGCGTCGCTCAGGAACTAAGGGCATAGGTTTTGGCGCCAAGATAGCATCAGGACCGGAAAAGAGCGTCGGTGAATGGCTGTCCGATGTGCAGTCAGAGGACTTACTCAAATTCGGATTAATTCCAGAACTGCTCGGTCGTCTCCCTGTTATCGCTCCGATGAAAGAGCTGAAAGAGGATGACTTGGTCCGCATCCTGAAAGAACCAAAAAATGCCCTGACCAAACAGTACATGAAGCTGTTTGAACTGGAGGATATCACGCTTCGCTTTACAGAGGGTGCGCTGAAAGAGGCTGCCCGTAAGGCTATGCTCCGCAACTCTGGAGCCCGTGGCCTCCGTGCGGTCATGGAAGAAGCTATGCTTGATGTTATGTACGAGCTTCCTTCCGATGAACATGCCGTTGAATGCGTGATTAACGAACAGGTTATCGCCGATGGCGAATACCCTGTTATACTCTATGATACTGAAGAAAAGAAAACAGCTTAG